TCATTGAAAGCCCTTTGCATACATTAGCATTCAAGTAGtactttaattagtttaatttgttgttgttctcctggctgctgttgctgttgttcttgttaatAACTTGGCAGCGTCTTGTCAACTGTCGCATAAATCTGATTAGATGGCCTTGATTTGGCTTAAGTTGCGCGTACTTCTGTCCTTGATTgtcatattattaatttaatatatgcaGTAATTGTGTTGGCTTTTTTATAGCTTCCACTTGAATGCAATAATcgtattacgcatacgcaacgttgcGCCTGTAATCGCAACTGGAAATGCATCGCAATTTGCCATTGTTCGTTTCAGTTAATTGAGTGCATTTTGCACATTACCACGTATCTcttttggccataaaaacCGCATGGTTTTATTGCCAATATTTAACTATCATTGTGATTTATTTCTGCAAATTACAGTCATTTCGAGGCATTCAAGCTGCACTTACTGTCTGTCGTATCTAATcgaatcaaattgaatttcagaTATGCGAATTCAAAGTGAACAAAGCCTATGCCATTGTGAGCTCCTCGATGAGCTTCTGGATACCGGGCATTGTCATGCTGTCCATGTATTATCGCATTTACCAGGAGGCGGACCGTCAGGAGCGTTTGGTCTACAGGTACACCAATTAATTAATGTGCTGCGCAATTAACGCTAATTACTTACACAACGCAGATCTAAAGTGGCCGCCTTGCTGCTGGAGAAGCACCTGCAGATTAGCCAAATACCCAAGCCCCGGCCAAGCATACAAGTGGAACAGTCGGCCATAACGACAATGAGACGCGAGCGGAAAGCAGCCCGCACATTGGGTATCATAATGAGCGCCTTTCTGCTCTGCTGGCTGCCCTTCTTTCTATGGTGCGTACAGTAACAAGGCAACAAGCCTTTAACACTTTAgattttacaattaatattgaaaaattcatttaaaatgcaagtAATAAGAACTTACTTTATTTTCTGCATTAGGTACATAATCTTCACGCTCTGTGACAGCTGTAAAACACCGCGAATTGTTGTCGGCATACTGTTTTGGATTGGTTACTTCAACTCGGCGCTGAATccaattatttatgcatactTTAATCGCGATTTCAGGGCTGCTTTCAAAAAGACGCTCAAGGTGAGTTCGATGTGAGAGCTAAGAGTAGAGCTTGTCCGTAGGGGTATTTGTGATATGTTATGAAAGTCCTTTGATCAATACATATTGGTTTTGCAAAAACGCTTCGAAAACTATCAAATCGCCATCGCCGTTCGACTCTTGCCTAGACTTAATtaaaagcagctgctgcaacaacggaagcaacaacagccacgcccacagcaacaacagggcCACAGAACGCTCCAGCCAGGCTAGGCATATTCTGGTAGCTACATATATGAGCTTATTTCGCTGCTCTGCATTGGCAACTAGTGCCCCTTTAGCCTTTAGCCAAAATACAtagataaacaaacaacagaaaaaatgtGTAGCATACTTATCAGCTGTCTGCGCTAACAGTAATAGACTGTGCAACAGtgcaacttgccacatgcaactGCTAttgctacagctacagctgcCAAAATTGTGAATTGCCTGATGAAAATTCTATGCACGCTCTGCCTGCCTCTGCTGCTTTTCTTTCATAACTCAAAAGCTACATTCGTATCGATATGAAGCTCttttcgctctctctgtccctgtccctgctGGCATATCGTATGAATATCTCTATCGCTCTCTCTCACTATTTTCTCTTTTactttctctttttctatATCTTTAATATCATCAACATCTTTCCATGCACAGCTGGCATTTGCCTTACTTATACGTTGCCTAACGTTCAACAAATGCTAAAGAATGCcacacataaaacaaaatgtaatattcaaattgaaaagcttTCGCTTCTATAAGTATGttatacgtacatatgtatatgaatgAGTATGTagtcaacacacacaaacacacatgcaTAATGGTTGCTCTATTTATGGTaaaccaacaacagcacctgttacaaacagcaacaactaaaaaacaCTTGCAAATGTGCATATTTTGTCTGTTGATGTTTTATCCTTTTTTTTCAGCCTTTcacaaatttttcattttgcccACAACTCTttaacatacacatacacacacgtagTTGgtccatttgttttatttgtttctttttttttttttttttttttttgtaatgaaTGCGGCCTTTTATTTCGTtaggaattttatttttttattcttttcgtTTGTTCCTCGTTTCATGccagaaaaatgtttttgtcaatctcacactcacgcacacagacGCATACCCAAATTCCGACTGTGTGTCACACACTTTGTCTTCTTGTCTCTCCTATCTGTTTactctcgctcgctcgctctctgtttgtctctctgtctgtcccCGACGTCGTTTAAATATGCCTAACCTTTGAGTATGTAATAAACAGTTTCTAAATGATATTTTCTGCCGATTTGCACTCATTTTATCTTTCtgactttctctctctgtctctgtccgtctgtgtgtgCGCTGTCTGTATCTTTTGCAGAGCTGCTGTCCCTATGCGTTCATCAATTGTCGCGCCAGCATTCGAGCATTTGGAGGAGGCGGCGTCGGtggcggcaacggcaacggaaGAGGCGCCAGCTGCGGTGGCCATAGGAGGGATAACGGCGCCAGGGCCGGCTCCTCCGATCTGCCAGCGTATGTGAACTCAACGGCCTCGTCGGAGATACACATGAATGTGATGCGCGGTCGTCCATATGgagctgtcacgcccacaatgaCCGcccaggagcagcagcagctgcatccGCTCTACACCAATTAAGCAACGTATCAAATCCTACTTCAACTTCTCGACTCATGTGTGCTTATGTGTACCTACAGTCTATATGCTACACGCTATGTGCTACAATATACGCTAGCTGCCCATATACCATATACTACctatacatatgcataacaTATATGCCCAACTGTAAGACCACGCTATAAGCAACAGTTAGAATGATTTACTGTACCGAACACGACAATCCCACAGAAATATTTGAAgccttcaaaaaaaaacattaaccGAAATTGATgtgcaaaatgaaatataaaacaaaaaaaaaaaatgaaaaatttaattgaaaaaaaaaaatgaatacgtacaataaataattgaaatatttacaagttGAATTTAAACCGAAATTGTTgggcaaaaaacaaaacaaaaaaaaaaacattattcaagaaattaaaaatgaaaagaattcCTAGAATTGCCGGCAATTTCAAGCAACATTTGATTGGCATTTAGTGCAATGTTTATATggtatagatatatatatacatatatagatatacatatagttaTTGAATGTTTGATATACGTATATAATGAAACATTTACGATGCTATTTGATGTCCCATGATTATTGATACGAGAATGTCTTCTCATCAACATTAGCATATAGAAGTGTAAGTAAGTAGAAGATACTTTTAGCTATTACACACGTACATGTACTAATTAGAGTCGTACGACTAACATATCCATTGCGTCTATTAG
The genomic region above belongs to Drosophila innubila isolate TH190305 chromosome 3R unlocalized genomic scaffold, UK_Dinn_1.0 2_E_3R, whole genome shotgun sequence and contains:
- the LOC117792357 gene encoding octopamine receptor beta-1R; amino-acid sequence: MTLMRKLTATPTTMFATYDGARLAKDAHLKSLLLEASATHANYLNFVADGLIDVEEAVGSGGSGSIPLDNLGAGQAQDNGSTTAAAADEEGSAHLTFVIVKCFIIGFIILAAILGNMLVIVSVMRHRKLRIITNYFVVSLAVADMLVALCAMTFNASVEISGRWMFGSLMCDIWNSFDVYFSTASIMHLCCISVDRYYAIVQPLDYPLIMTHRRVFIMLLLVWLSPALLSFLPICSGWYTTNENWKYLKSNPHICEFKVNKAYAIVSSSMSFWIPGIVMLSMYYRIYQEADRQERLVYRSKVAALLLEKHLQISQIPKPRPSIQVEQSAITTMRRERKAARTLGIIMSAFLLCWLPFFLWYIIFTLCDSCKTPRIVVGILFWIGYFNSALNPIIYAYFNRDFRAAFKKTLKSCCPYAFINCRASIRAFGGGGVGGGNGNGRGASCGGHRRDNGARAGSSDLPAYVNSTASSEIHMNVMRGRPYGAVTPTMTAQEQQQLHPLYTN